Below is a window of Impatiens glandulifera chromosome 2, dImpGla2.1, whole genome shotgun sequence DNA.
GATCTAGACAACAACAAGAACAAAGTTTTCTGCAACGCCTTCCTCTGTTTGTTCAAATCAACGAAGATACGATCAAGTTATTCAGAATCGGACGTCGATCAATAGAACGCCGATCGCTGAACAACCGTCGCGACGTCCTTCGCTCTCTTCACACTTTCGATTCTATCTCTCTTTCCTTTCCTCTGTTCTCTCTGCCTCCGGACGTGGATTACGACGATGACGATGATGATTTGATTTCACGAACGATGAGAATCTTGTCCGAGCCTCGCCCCGTATTTATGGTTGACTTCGTACCCAAAATACCCTTCACCTTCTTCTTGATTTGACTAAAACGCCCTCTAAGCCCTAATCTAAATTCATGATTTGTTTAAGGTCAATAAACATCATGACGTGGCTTTTTAGAGATAAACGATTGGCTAATTCCCTAGCAACATTATCGCATCTTCCTTAATTAAAGTTACTTCTTTATGactcatataaattattttcttttatattaataaaaaaaaaattaattgcatggtaaaaaatatttacaaaaggAATTAACTCATGTGAAACGTAGACATTTTTGGTAAATATGATATTAATGgatgaatttttaattattataatttttatattttgaataattttcaattAGATTTTAGCTTCTTTGGAATTATGTTTCTTTCTCAATGGAAAGATAATCTTGTTAAAATGACAactaaatcaaaaatatttattttactaaatactagagaaaatataatcttattaatttaattcttattaatataaattatattttcttttatcaaatctaacattaatgatttgattattaattataatagcattttatattctaaaaataatcttttaaaccTAAGTTTTATGGTGTGAAGTTCTCGATCATCTcgtcttaataatatttttgctTGGAATCTAGAtttataatcttattaaaatgacaaaaaaaaaatcttattaactTATTTGCATTAGTGaagataatttttgtttgaatttaatattaagcaaatttttaattattataaataaattttgtattttaaacgaccttttattaaaatctaaacTTTATGGCGAACAATTTTATTAAGaaggcaaaaaaaaatttattaagacTTATAATATTGGTCGATAGATtctttaatgaattattaattattgaaaattttgttttctaagTTCAATGATAGGTTAAATTACGTATTATCTCccctaaataatatttgtttggatGTAGCAGCCTTTACTATCTTATTATTAAGAAtacatttttttactaaaaaaatattttttttactaaaggttagaaaaaaaaaagcaataatcttataaaaaatatatagttttgcTATAAAAAAAAAGGAGGCAATCTTATTAACTAATTCGGCATTATTGTGAACACAGATTTTGGTCAAATATCCCGTTAATGAATggtttcttaattattataactaGCATTTaactcgtgcatttgcacgattaataatataaatctagcatttttaattttatttttaaccgttttaaatttaaaggcgggtcaacccacaatccgacccaattatccaaattaaccacagctctcgacccggcaatccggacactttaaaaattaagcatcattatatatatatatagattagttagttaaaaagttgaacttatattaatattaaaacgtcccgcgtttatcaaatttggtgttgaatttaaaatataaagtctttgtagcctagttggttaaagagttgtacttgttttgttaggttgcaagttcgaaacatacctctagcatttttaattttatttttaaccgttttaaatttaaaggcgggtcaacccacaatccgacccaagtatccaaattaaccacagctctcgacccggcaatccggacactttaaaaattaagcatcattatatatatatagattttactTGGACATCTAAGGAATCTATTAAACCTTAGTGGGATTTCTTAATTTCTTGACGACATatgttcaaatatatttttgtttgaaagtattattttttagacaaaaaataagttattaaaaacacttttgtttaataaaatgctagaaaaaaaattgtgaaagaGAATTTTAGACTAAACTAAACTAAcattaatgaatgaattattagttattataacatttttgtattataaatcattttcaattaGATTTTGTATATGCAAGAAGTTCTTGAGAATCTTGACTATGTCGGcttaacaataattttgttaGGAGCTTAATACAATGAAATCACGAGGCCTTTGAATTAGTAGGAGGATGAAACCCGGGTTATGATGTATTATATTGTTATAGGCATGAGACTTTACCAAAGacaataacataataatatgttttttttaattatgaagaaTTAGCATAACACCACATGACACTCTCCTTCAATTCAAAACGTTTCCGACAATAACATCTTTTCACGAAAAACTAAAATTCCATTAATCATTGTTTTGGGATTAGGAAATCCCATAGGCTGTAAATTTGAAGATAAACTATTCTCTTTATAATTAAGTCGTCCAATGTCTAGACTCTAGCAAAAATATTGAAAGATATCCTCCAAAATGCCTTGTATAACCAAATGGCTTTCCTGGACAAATGTTCAATGTTGCATTCATAACCAATGAGGTTTTGTATTCTACCGTAATGAGGCGGAGGATTTCGCTAAACTCGATATTGAGAAACCTACGTCATAGTTTAcatcttgaaaataaaattattctaaagaaataatacttaaaaaaataaaaggttcaagatttagagagagaaaaagaagaagaagcaaagatGGAAACAATAAGATAATAAGTTACAAATTAAGTCCCTCTTTTGAGAGCAAATTATAAACTTTAGACCTtgttttgaatatatgtgatacttttaaactttatattttgtatttaaaaatatcattttaactGGGATCATGAAAAGAAAGGATACCAATATAAAGAAGCTAAAATGATGCCTTAACCAATAAGAGGGATGAGTTAAAGTTTGTGAAGGGAAAATGAGTGTCCAAAAAAGAGAAAGGGGTTTAGCCCTACTTGGATACTTAAGAATTGGATGCTTTCCAGGTTTTTACTaattatgaattgattgaaatAACTAGCAACAATTCTTTAAGCAATAAATTGCTGGACTGGGAATGGGATTTGGATGCCTTGTAATATAGGCATTGttatatattcttcttcttttttaagtCTATTGGGGTTCATTCCTTCAAATCAGGAATTGGATGCCATTATTGATCTCTTAACACattcttgattttttaaatgatttggtTCACAGATACATATTTGGAATCTAATGGATTTTGTTCTTAATAtagatctattttatttttaaaaaagtaatttgaTCAATAAAACAggtaaaacaaattattacaCAATTCATCATATTAAAACTAGAAATCCAAGACTTTAGCCATACATAAGGGTTTTGAAGCTGCCACAATTGTTTTAACAAAGAAGAAAGCAGTTTTCATACAATTTCAACAAAAACAAGTGAAAGAGAGAGTCAGATTCTCATATTACAGATTCATTACATAATGAGGCCAGCAATCAGTTGATTGACTTGACAAAACAAAGCAACCCATGAAGGGGAAAAGTAGAGCTACTATTTGCCACCAAGAGAGTTTTTGTCAATCAATGCTACAATTCTTAAGGAGAACCCTTCAATTTGAAATCAGGAGACGCCACCCTCCAATCTAAATCCAAAAATTCATCATCTTCCTCGAAATCCATGAAATCGGGAAAATAGTTTGTAGATTTAGGTCGTGATAGAGGACTTTTGGGTATCTCTTTCCATTCCTTCAAGTGGGACAGATCATCATCGTCATACTGAGACATTTTTTTATCACATGCCATCAATATGGATACAAAAAAACTCGGtatattaaaaaacaacaagtaaaagaattatatatatacaaacctCATATGACTTCGAGAAAGAAAACAGAGGGGGAGGAGAAACCAGCTTAATAGATTTATCTGTTCACAAGAAAAGCAAAGTCACTGGTTAGATTTTTCCAAGaccgaaatatatatatgtataaaaggGTATATTGATATTTCATACCTTGTCCAATTGTCTCCAGAAAGTAATTCATATTCATCATTTCTGACCTCTTCCTTGCTTTGATGCAATCCCCGTGATTATGCATGAAACCTTCATGTTCCATAGAGCTGGGAATTTGTGAATTTGTGACATCACCCAGCGCCTTCCTGCCCCCTGTTTGCAATTTTTCAGAAGGTTTCGGAACAGCTTTTGATTCCATGCAAGATACAGATTTAGAAGATCCTCCAATACCCTCCTTTTCACTAGAAGGAACTTGTGATTTTAACTGAAGTTGATCATCCATGATAATAGAGTCCATCTTCTTACATTCTTGAGCTCTCTTAGATGCCTGATGTGACCGTGGTTTCTCAGAGTTTGTTAGATCACCCAAGATTTTTCTAACACTAACATTTGAATGCTTAGATGTATGAAGAGCCTTCGAGTTCTTTGATCTTGATATACCAATATTCTTTTCTGCCTTAGAGATGCTAATCTTTCCGCCGAGCAGAGTTCCTAAGAAACATATTTATCATAAGCTAACATAAAAATGGAAGAAATACACTACTCGAAAGTTCAAATTGGGGCTTCTAATTACCATCATAATGAaggttgttttgattttgaatcAGATCAGCTTGGACCGCCATTGGAGTTGTAGTGTTTATAAACAGGAATTCTGACAGCAGGTTCTGAAACATAAAAAGGGGAAAAAAAATCAGGACTCTAAGCATAAGTGACAAGCATCTGATTTCATGTAAAGACAACATCAATAATGCTTTATTCCTCAGGAGTTCAACAAAAGAACAAAGGACAAGTGAGAGGTTCCATACGTTTGTAGAAATGGAGAAAAATCAACAGTAATGCAACATTGGTCCAGTTAAATATTTGAGTATCCAAACTCTGATTTTTGTTCTAAGTTAAAGACAAATTTCTTATATGCATTAACACTGTAAGCACAAGCACAAGCACAAGCACAATCTGGTTCAATGACTAACATGAAACAGCCCACAACCCATGTTCAATACACCAATTGGCCTACAGACAACATCATCTTGATCCCATGTAATTCTAAAGAAAAAAGCAAATCAACATAAACTAAACAAGCCTTAAGGACCACACTACTTCAGGGGAAAAGTTTGTCATCCATAATGCTTTATTCATCAGGAGTTCAAAAAAAGAACAAAGGACATGTGAGATGTTCCATACATTTGCAGACATGGAGAAAAATCAACATTAATGCAACATTGGTCCAGTTAAATATTTTGAGTATCCAAACTCTGATTTTTGTTCTAGTTTAAAGACAAATTACTTATATGCATTAACATTGTAAGCACAATCTGGTTCAACCACTAACATCAAACAGCCCACAACCCATGTTCAATACACAACCAAATGACCTACAGACATCATCATCTTGATCCCATGTAATTCTAAAGACAAAAGCAAATCAACATAAACCAAGGAAGACTCCAAGAGTCTTGTTCTTGCAATTGGTTTCCGTGGAACTATCTTATCGAAACAAGCACTATCAAGAGGAATTCTTGAACAATCCTTAAGGACCACACTACTTCAGGGGAAAAGTTTGTCATCCATTCAGAAAATAAAAGGGAAGGATCCAAAAATTGCAGGTCGTCCAAGGAAGAATCTCCTTAGAAACATCTCTGTACTAGTGTCTATCAGGGACCTTTTGCCTATATTCAAAAATTGCAGGTCGATACAGTGATTCAGATAATCTCCTAAACAAGGGCTCAGACATAGACTCGCAAGATAGTACTGTGAATGAAGCAAAACAAAAAAGGCCCTGAAATAGTATATGCTTTCAAAGATTTCGAATAACAAATGGGAGATCTGGAAAATTAACATAAACTAAAGATCACTCATATTTACgaatattcttgttcttgcaaTTTGTTTCAGTGGATCCATCTTATGGAATGATTGATTTTACCAATCTTTGGTAGATCCTTTAGTAGTATTAAAGAACTAATTCTAGATATTCATGAAACTAATCTACAATGAAGAAGTACATAGAGAAATTcactaaaagataaaagaaagaagattaGGGCAAGCGCATAAGACATGAGTAAACTAATCGAACGAGTCTCCTTTCTCAAATACATCGAAGGGATAATGAGAAAGATGCTTACATGGATGCGAATGAAGATGCTTCGTAAACTAAGAGAGAAGGAAGAGAGGGTTTGCGATATTTCAATCAATCGAAAATGAGTCCAACGGTCGACTGGGCGGTGCCTTTTAATCTGCCGCAGGTTTGATTGTAATTTTTATCCAATCCAGGGGTATAATAGGAACTTATTAAGGAATTAAAGGAGGAGGGAGAAAAAAGAAACGTTGGgcatttgaatttattttctcattttttctttcttttaggTCTTGGGCCTGCTTTAATCtttggttttttgttttttttttttattttagattttcaCCCAAAAAGTAAGatatttttgtctttaaatcataaaaattaaataaaatattttttttaaggaaaaaactagaaatttttttttttaaaaaaatcaaaagagcTCATGGTTTGATCagaattatttgagataatttttttataacatattttttaaattttttttgctaaaataataataaatttattcgatctattattacattattgaaataattaattaaaatattaataagacaTTTTGGCCAGCTTATCCAAATATCTCGCTTCTtatattcaataaattttaaaaacaaatttatttaaaaataacatattagttatttaaataatcatactTTTTACTTCTACGAGACTTTATtgttaaaaacaatattttaaaattaaacaatttaatttattaaaatttaaagagaaatgattgaggaATAAAATTTGAGTGAGAAAATTTGATAGGGGAATGATATGGCGCAAAATGATTATCtgaaaaaattacaaattttatttttcttctctttcctCACATCGCCTCATCTTTTATCCTTTTATAGTCAACAATACGATAACACTTTATTCCCTTCTCCATTTCATCTCCTTTGCTCGAGtttgagtttggttgttttattttaataaattgatttttttaaaaggaaaaaaattattttgttgaaaaatatattatttgagttaatttatataatttagctTGAgctataaatgttatttttttatcagtttttatttaatttaattacattctctaccaaataaaaataaaatcacttttattttttattttaaccctttttaaaatttattatgataatgataatgctgacaaaatattaactttaaacAACTTAAATTAGTAATAAGTAAGTTGTAGCTTTATTAGATATTCATTATCTTTTGTTAGaatttaaagaatatttatttgtgAACTGAAACTCTACTATGTACATTATTGTAGCATTTGTTGTATATATGAAATTTGGACtgtaaataaacaaaattattattagttaaaagTTCAATGGGTACGTatagtttaataaaatgttaaaacttaccttcatatttaatttaataaaaaaggaGTTTGTAGTTTTAGCTCGTTTGTGTGCAAAACACAACTAATTTACTTAGATCTTGTTAGTTTTGAGTTATTCAAACATCACTTCATCCCCTCCTTACtcatcaaatcaatcaattcattaattaaaatataaaaatatttttattttaaattattatttttattttatttatatatatcaataaatattaattttttttataaaaaaaaaaacatatcgctcttcaaaatcattattcatcattatattttttatctaagTTATTTCAATAACCCATGACATGTTATCTCAAAACCACTATCCTATTTCAATTCAATTAAGACTCAATGAATActtaaattccaaaaaaaaactcaattaattatattttacaaaaaaaaattgtaccaAAGTAGTTTGTGTGCACAACACTACTAATAACTTtactttaattcaaataagactaataatatttcaataaaataaaattgattcctatttaaataaaaatacatacatCACGAGCGTGAAATTTAATGAATCATCGGTTATAAATGATGAgtgaatagaaaaaaaattaaaagatgagGTGATATTGATCAAATGTACGTAAAACATGGACATCCaaccaattataaatatatatggtgTAAGGTCTCGATCAAGTAGAGTTAATTAAAGTAgttataaatcataaatattattaattaaattcatgGCTAGCTAGACGGAGACATTTCATTGTTATGGTTATGTCCTATTTAGCAAAATTAAATACCGTCTTTCTTTCAATTAACACATACATACAAAATTGTTATTTCAATTCACTTCTTAATTCTTTATACATTATTGTCGACAGGTCTTTATCTTCGGTTCCTTAAACCTAACCgacacttattttttataaggaTTTAAATCAAAACGTTATGAACCAACCAGGAACAATAGAGGATTCCTTGAGTTACATTTCAGCCATTGCAAAAGTAGAAGATGGTCCATGTGAATATGTGGTCAATAGCTATCTTGCCTCATTGGGAAGCTGATCAATCCACAACCATTACTACTCTGCAAAATGCagaaaattttaatactctGCAATGGATATATCTATCCATATATCTTCTAGACAGAGTGGCTTGAAATTGACAACCAACCCTTACTagaggaaagaaaagaaaagaaggaaCCTAGTAACAAGACCAATAGAATTCGAATCATAAATATGTGGTGAGcgcaaaaattaataaactcaTACCAAACAATTTAACTAGTAGTTAATGAGATTTATATAAGGTACCTACCCTAcccattaattttatttttatttttgttttcatatCTATGTCATATAATTCACTAAAATAGTTTAAGTAGAAAAAATAGTGCATAACAAATCAAATGTTTCAAATGAAGGTACGGtgtatatgaaaaatgatttgGGCAACAAAGTTATAACGAAAATAATGTCACGAATTCGGCGTAGCCTACTACATTTGTaatagagatttttttaatttaatttaattttttattaaattaatttttattcacgtcTAAGATTTTTATCCtaaacatggtcatgttcggTAAAAAAATTTTTGTCCTCAATAGTATCATGTCAAGAGATTTTTGTGTAGGAGAGAAACTTTTTTTCCTCCCACACTCTTCGAACGATTTTTATCCCGATCATGGACATATTTTGTAATCTTACTTTCATTctcaaccaattttttttttttatatttatttttaaaaggtaTGAAATAACATTAATTCTAGTAACTACTATTCCATTAAATATTTGACAAAGTTATCCACTTAGGAACATCTTCCAAATCTTCCAAATCTTCACTGTTCCTCAAGTCATGACTAGA
It encodes the following:
- the LOC124927293 gene encoding uncharacterized protein LOC124927293, which produces MAVQADLIQNQNNLHYDGTLLGGKISISKAEKNIGISRSKNSKALHTSKHSNVSVRKILGDLTNSEKPRSHQASKRAQECKKMDSIIMDDQLQLKSQVPSSEKEGIGGSSKSVSCMESKAVPKPSEKLQTGGRKALGDVTNSQIPSSMEHEGFMHNHGDCIKARKRSEMMNMNYFLETIGQDKSIKLVSPPPLFSFSKSYEYDDDDLSHLKEWKEIPKSPLSRPKSTNYFPDFMDFEEDDEFLDLDWRVASPDFKLKGSP